The following proteins are co-located in the bacterium genome:
- a CDS encoding MmgE/PrpD family protein, translating into MAFATIDSTDERQFTATVYHARGSTQNPLTDDELIAKFRANASGVMSEARQDEIVEATWGFDGLADAGAYMELLVADGF; encoded by the coding sequence TTGGCCTTCGCGACGATAGACTCGACCGACGAGCGGCAGTTCACCGCCACGGTGTACCACGCAAGGGGCAGTACGCAGAACCCGCTGACCGACGACGAGCTGATCGCCAAGTTCCGCGCCAACGCGTCGGGCGTGATGAGCGAAGCGCGGCAGGACGAGATCGTGGAGGCGACGTGGGGGTTCGACGGGCTCGCGGACGCGGGGGCGTACATGGAGCTGCTGGTGGCGGATGGTTTCTGA